Proteins from one Deinococcus actinosclerus genomic window:
- a CDS encoding glycosyltransferase family 2 protein — MNYPVIRICIPTLNPHIDDLIKTKMQIPTEVLGYKTEISIVDSGSRNIDEIRNIFEDVIQIDKSSFNHGATRNLIALRAPSKILVFLTQDALVLSKSFLENLIKPIILNDAAATYGRQLPREDASLLETFSRYFNYPDHDIIKNASSIEDLGVKAFFYSNVCSAIDTEIFKDLGGFPEDVIMNEDMVLAVKVISAGYNIKYVHLAEVIHSHEYSLLQQFKRNFDVGTFFADNTARLPAVSVEGEGVKFLKRQMRYVISHGKTSLIPLVFLEAFAKLSGYQLGKRHRILPKSFKVYASMHSYHWNKSKE; from the coding sequence ATGAATTATCCGGTAATTAGAATCTGTATTCCGACACTAAACCCTCATATAGATGATCTTATTAAGACCAAAATGCAAATTCCAACAGAGGTTCTTGGCTATAAAACTGAAATATCTATAGTTGATTCTGGTAGTAGGAATATAGATGAAATTAGAAACATTTTTGAAGACGTAATACAAATAGATAAATCAAGCTTTAACCACGGTGCGACTAGAAACTTGATTGCTCTTAGGGCTCCATCTAAAATACTGGTTTTTCTTACTCAGGATGCACTCGTATTGAGTAAAAGTTTTTTAGAGAATCTTATTAAGCCAATTATTTTAAATGATGCTGCGGCAACTTATGGGCGCCAACTTCCAAGAGAAGACGCTTCTTTGCTGGAGACTTTTTCTAGATATTTTAATTATCCTGATCATGATATTATAAAGAATGCATCAAGCATAGAAGATTTAGGAGTGAAAGCATTTTTCTATTCTAATGTATGTTCTGCGATTGACACTGAGATTTTTAAAGATTTAGGCGGATTCCCCGAAGACGTTATAATGAATGAAGATATGGTACTGGCAGTCAAGGTAATATCTGCTGGATACAACATCAAGTATGTTCACTTGGCTGAAGTTATTCATTCTCACGAATACTCTCTCTTGCAGCAGTTTAAGAGAAATTTCGATGTTGGTACATTTTTTGCGGATAATACGGCCAGACTGCCTGCTGTTTCCGTGGAAGGCGAAGGTGTAAAATTCTTAAAACGTCAGATGCGATATGTCATCAGCCATGGCAAGACAAGCTTAATTCCATTAGTATTTCTGGAAGCGTTTGCAAAACTTTCTGGATATCAGCTTGGAAAGCGTCATAGAATCCTTCCAAAGAGCTTTAAGGTGTACGCAAGCATGCATAGCTATCACTGGAACAAGTCAAAGGAGTAA
- a CDS encoding glycosyltransferase yields MFWRVKKGGSEEMKRRYRYTTSLIAESIAYSFTSNLEKISEEKYIKKLFNKFSLFLPYPVSIRLPSQDLINEMNSLGDKIILIEGIQSSLSFFMIKKELRNRVILRIHNWESNYHREMAISSVGFRKILHNLVALQYKVYEKILFSYQIKIAHISEDEKKLMEVKFNASKHYLMPPIAKSIIDINNEKREIVDFLIMGDMSISGNYVGAEWFAKNVWPALLEKWPDRKLHIVGINSEKIRGSGIISHGYVENLKEFIENNKTVSIIAVAKGGGVKIKTIDTMVSGIPAIYSIKSLEGLMHKEDVMANCYNYTHGNFSSAFIACCQAVENIENTHTYTEYLKKYCLENYSEHAYEKSFNAIRYSQ; encoded by the coding sequence ATGTTCTGGCGCGTTAAAAAAGGTGGAAGTGAAGAAATGAAGCGAAGATATAGATACACAACTTCCTTAATAGCTGAAAGTATTGCTTATAGTTTTACTTCTAATCTCGAAAAGATTTCTGAAGAAAAATACATTAAAAAGTTATTTAATAAATTTAGCCTTTTTCTGCCATATCCCGTATCAATTAGATTACCTAGCCAGGATCTAATAAATGAGATGAACTCTTTGGGGGATAAAATTATCCTAATTGAAGGAATACAATCTTCACTATCCTTTTTTATGATAAAAAAAGAATTGCGCAATAGAGTTATATTGCGAATACATAATTGGGAATCTAATTATCATAGAGAAATGGCGATAAGCAGCGTAGGGTTTCGTAAAATATTACACAACTTGGTAGCTCTGCAATATAAAGTATATGAAAAAATTCTTTTTTCATATCAAATAAAGATTGCACATATATCTGAAGATGAAAAAAAGCTAATGGAAGTTAAATTTAACGCCAGCAAGCATTATTTAATGCCACCAATTGCAAAAAGTATAATTGACATAAATAATGAAAAGAGGGAAATAGTTGATTTCTTAATAATGGGAGATATGTCAATTTCTGGGAATTATGTAGGTGCGGAATGGTTTGCTAAAAATGTATGGCCTGCACTTCTTGAGAAGTGGCCCGATAGAAAATTGCATATAGTTGGCATAAACTCAGAAAAGATAAGAGGTAGCGGTATAATATCTCACGGCTATGTTGAAAACTTGAAAGAGTTTATAGAAAATAACAAAACTGTTAGCATTATAGCTGTTGCTAAAGGCGGAGGTGTCAAGATCAAGACAATAGATACAATGGTATCTGGAATTCCTGCTATATATAGCATAAAGTCTCTTGAGGGACTCATGCATAAAGAAGATGTTATGGCAAATTGCTATAATTATACCCATGGAAATTTTTCAAGTGCATTTATTGCGTGCTGCCAAGCAGTTGAAAATATTGAAAATACCCACACATATACAGAATATCTTAAAAAATATTGTCTTGAAAACTATAGTGAGCATGCATACGAAAAGTCGTTTAATGCGATAAGGTATTCCCAATGA
- a CDS encoding oligosaccharide repeat unit polymerase: protein MRVIRPHTIAIALCLILIGFSLINPNDYSIKIGEINYMYKNLNYYSYMILCTLVFCLGSVFSAIIFKRYKYEYFNPNKMVILSIGSIGITISLVKMLFLYLNFGFSKIFASYGGTEAGYLVKDDLNEVIAGGKIGWITDASIIVLIVLIWLSVNKKDKYAKLLLLANLLLFILISLISLSRDAIISVIISYIFIYLSSISGGVFRVLKKYIISILAAATLFAAFFVIVDSARNGLDRTNETITQIYGYFPASVNRGAAIYDGELVYPNHNSGYYSTQFIWDFPILSSALKLPQIARSYGLNIPLRPEDNWTNQFKAVRSYGLNQKYIWATIFGFVYADFGNLGVIYFLIYGILCGLFYRLYKSGSVFGIIMYTFSVITIAKWGSIISFSQRTILIGLIIAFLLHMVTVIKIKTKRVV, encoded by the coding sequence ATGAGAGTAATAAGACCACACACAATTGCGATAGCTCTATGCTTAATTTTAATTGGATTTTCATTGATAAATCCCAATGATTATTCGATTAAAATTGGCGAAATAAACTATATGTACAAAAATTTAAACTATTACTCATACATGATATTATGCACATTAGTCTTTTGTCTCGGCAGCGTTTTCTCAGCGATTATTTTTAAAAGATATAAATATGAATATTTTAATCCTAACAAGATGGTTATTTTATCTATAGGATCTATTGGAATTACAATATCTTTAGTGAAGATGTTATTCCTATATCTGAATTTTGGATTTTCAAAAATTTTTGCTTCTTACGGTGGAACGGAGGCCGGATATTTAGTTAAAGATGATTTGAATGAAGTCATTGCTGGCGGCAAGATAGGTTGGATTACGGATGCTAGTATTATTGTTTTGATTGTTCTGATATGGCTCAGTGTGAATAAAAAAGATAAATATGCGAAACTGCTGCTTTTAGCAAATTTGCTGCTTTTCATTTTAATCTCTCTCATTTCTCTTTCAAGAGATGCAATTATAAGTGTTATAATTTCGTATATATTTATATATCTTTCAAGTATTAGTGGTGGCGTTTTTAGAGTGTTAAAAAAATACATTATATCTATTTTAGCTGCTGCTACACTATTTGCTGCCTTTTTCGTGATTGTCGATTCTGCCAGGAACGGCCTGGATAGAACGAACGAAACTATTACCCAAATCTACGGATACTTCCCGGCTTCTGTCAATAGAGGGGCGGCCATATACGATGGCGAGCTGGTATATCCAAATCATAATAGTGGTTACTACTCCACTCAGTTTATTTGGGATTTTCCCATCCTTTCCTCTGCATTGAAGTTACCTCAAATTGCCCGAAGTTATGGCTTGAACATACCACTGCGTCCTGAAGATAACTGGACGAACCAATTTAAAGCAGTGCGCAGTTACGGTTTAAATCAGAAGTATATCTGGGCGACAATTTTTGGATTTGTGTATGCGGATTTTGGTAATCTTGGTGTGATATACTTTCTGATCTACGGTATTTTATGTGGTTTATTCTATAGACTGTATAAATCGGGGTCGGTTTTTGGAATTATAATGTATACTTTCTCTGTTATAACTATAGCTAAGTGGGGCAGTATAATTTCTTTTTCCCAGAGAACAATTTTGATTGGTTTAATTATAGCTTTCCTGCTTCACATGGTTACAGTCATAAAAATCAAGACAAAGAGGGTGGTATAA
- a CDS encoding DapH/DapD/GlmU-related protein, producing the protein MRISFLIAKLHDNGVRFFVRRISKKFNSRLYNTRYNCKISIPSSSSVFGRSYIDFGDGVIIGERCKIEAVYSHGKDRFSPKIKIGNNTTMNDDVHIGCIESVTIGNNVLMASRIYISDHNHGSYGYPVNDSPELAPNNRQLVAKSVCIEDNVWIGEGVVILPGVTVGRGSIIGANSVVTKSVPSYCIAAGVPAKVVKVYNAQIAQWESAR; encoded by the coding sequence ATGAGAATAAGCTTTTTAATAGCTAAGTTGCATGATAATGGAGTTCGTTTCTTTGTCAGAAGAATATCCAAAAAATTTAATTCTCGGTTATATAACACAAGATATAATTGCAAAATATCAATTCCAAGTTCATCAAGTGTATTTGGGAGATCATATATTGATTTCGGAGATGGCGTGATAATTGGCGAGAGATGTAAAATTGAAGCAGTATACAGCCATGGCAAAGATAGATTTAGCCCGAAAATTAAAATTGGTAACAATACTACAATGAATGATGATGTTCACATTGGGTGTATTGAATCAGTGACTATAGGTAACAATGTTCTTATGGCAAGCAGGATTTATATAAGTGATCATAATCATGGATCCTACGGATATCCAGTAAATGATAGTCCGGAGTTGGCGCCAAATAATAGACAATTAGTAGCAAAGAGCGTCTGTATTGAGGATAATGTTTGGATTGGAGAAGGTGTAGTGATACTGCCCGGGGTTACTGTTGGGAGAGGGAGTATTATTGGAGCTAATAGTGTGGTGACGAAATCCGTCCCTTCATATTGCATTGCAGCGGGTGTCCCCGCCAAGGTAGTAAAAGTGTACAACGCACAAATCGCACAATGGGAGTCTGCTAGATGA
- a CDS encoding oligosaccharide flippase family protein produces MNLSKVGNYVIIYLSHFFKVFSFVLLLPLFTRTFDKDIWGLVVAAQAFSFWLQIIVEYGYNLSATRSISQMGEDKQKIIGYIISVFKSKAILAVSAVIISGIAFIFFDSVSRFGSLIVWVVLFAIVQGFAPVWYYLSLNKLHLYSAYDLVSRISYLILCIVFIKSNSDAFMVFAFGVVTGMVPIVMSLINFKKFKANTEYDETKIILVMRDSFPIFLFAIVTSVYTSLNILILSNYAALSVVAVYSVADRIVRTSGSLLEPLNRIFYAKMSRDYVAGLEISRSSLKKVSLVLSMAGILIFLALQILGSFLISILAPKYGSSVEYISILSFYIPFLILNNILGLHIVLPLGLDKQFNIIFMVSSLCSLIAMMVVVPKYGALGLAYITIITEVAVSISFVGLIAACGGVKSMIERFNYENKLFNS; encoded by the coding sequence GTGAATTTATCCAAGGTTGGGAACTACGTTATTATATACCTATCTCATTTCTTTAAAGTATTCTCCTTTGTCTTACTTCTTCCTCTGTTTACGAGAACATTTGATAAGGATATTTGGGGTCTTGTTGTTGCCGCTCAGGCATTTTCTTTCTGGCTTCAGATAATTGTAGAATATGGTTATAATCTATCTGCAACCAGATCAATTTCTCAGATGGGAGAAGATAAACAAAAGATTATTGGGTATATTATTTCTGTCTTCAAATCAAAAGCTATTCTTGCAGTATCTGCAGTAATAATATCCGGTATAGCTTTTATATTTTTCGATTCGGTTAGTAGATTTGGTAGCCTCATTGTCTGGGTGGTTCTTTTTGCAATAGTGCAAGGGTTTGCTCCTGTGTGGTATTATTTATCTTTGAATAAGTTGCACCTATATTCAGCATACGATTTAGTTTCTCGTATATCATATCTAATCTTATGTATAGTCTTTATTAAATCTAACAGTGATGCATTTATGGTTTTTGCTTTTGGTGTCGTAACTGGTATGGTACCTATAGTTATGAGTCTAATAAATTTCAAGAAGTTTAAGGCCAATACTGAGTACGATGAAACAAAAATTATACTTGTGATGAGAGACAGCTTTCCTATTTTTCTTTTTGCAATAGTAACAAGCGTTTATACCAGTTTAAATATTTTAATTCTTAGCAATTATGCAGCTCTTTCTGTCGTGGCGGTTTATAGTGTTGCTGACAGGATTGTCAGAACGAGTGGTAGTCTATTGGAGCCTCTAAATCGAATATTTTATGCGAAAATGTCTAGAGATTATGTTGCAGGTTTAGAAATCTCGCGATCCTCGCTAAAAAAAGTCTCTTTAGTGCTGTCAATGGCCGGAATACTTATATTTTTAGCTTTGCAGATTCTGGGATCCTTTTTAATAAGTATTCTGGCGCCCAAATATGGGTCTTCCGTGGAATATATTAGTATTTTATCATTTTATATACCATTTTTAATATTAAATAACATACTGGGATTACATATTGTATTACCATTGGGTCTCGACAAGCAATTTAATATTATATTTATGGTTTCAAGCCTATGCAGTCTAATTGCAATGATGGTCGTTGTTCCGAAATATGGAGCACTGGGTTTAGCATACATTACTATCATCACCGAAGTTGCAGTTTCAATAAGTTTTGTCGGTCTGATAGCAGCCTGCGGTGGAGTAAAATCCATGATTGAGAGGTTCAATTATGAGAATAAGCTTTTTAATAGCTAA
- the wbaP gene encoding undecaprenyl-phosphate galactose phosphotransferase WbaP, whose product MGVLNPSGLPRKSVASLPAVSSFPQGAALLLGDVLSLLVIYSVTHLLLPLWGLPVESSHSSLVWGAVWLCWRAYQGLYPGYGRSPQTELRLHVMGTAQVVAVQLAAGLALQRFSPSVSSTVLSWALLLLLSLFVRYGVRSLLIQAGQYGRPISVIGAGQTAAMAIHHLRAHPAYGLNPVAAYDDNQELHGTTLHGVPILGTIEQAITEPRTEQAIVSIPGARAETQQRIVNATYAAFPHTWVIPDLFGIPNQALQPHNIGSVASLEVRNNLRSVQARTMKRTIDLLGSGLGGLLLLPALLLIALAIKLDSPGPAVYRARRLGRNGESFDCFKFRSMHRDAEAKLKSVLDNDPILKAEFEATHKLKNDPRVTRVGAFLRKTSLDELPQLANVLLGTMSLVGPRPIVQGEIPKYGDIYAVYKQVRPGMTGYWQANGRSDTSYDERVGMDNFYVTNWTPWLDISVLIQTFKVVFAGKGAY is encoded by the coding sequence ATGGGTGTGTTGAATCCATCAGGTTTACCTAGAAAATCTGTGGCCTCGCTGCCCGCTGTCAGCAGCTTTCCGCAAGGCGCGGCGCTCCTGCTGGGAGACGTGCTGAGTCTTCTTGTCATCTATAGCGTGACGCACCTTCTGCTCCCACTGTGGGGACTGCCAGTCGAAAGTTCCCATTCGTCGCTGGTGTGGGGCGCCGTGTGGCTATGCTGGAGAGCTTACCAGGGGCTGTATCCCGGATATGGGCGCTCTCCGCAGACCGAGTTGCGATTGCACGTTATGGGTACTGCGCAGGTGGTGGCAGTGCAACTGGCAGCAGGTTTGGCGCTCCAGCGCTTCTCGCCCAGTGTGTCCAGCACAGTGCTCAGCTGGGCGTTGCTCCTGCTGCTCAGCTTATTCGTACGATACGGCGTCCGTTCGCTGCTGATTCAAGCTGGACAGTATGGTCGGCCGATCAGCGTGATCGGTGCGGGACAAACTGCCGCCATGGCCATCCACCACCTGCGCGCCCATCCTGCCTACGGCCTGAACCCCGTTGCAGCCTACGATGACAATCAAGAACTGCACGGCACCACACTACATGGTGTGCCTATCCTAGGCACCATTGAGCAAGCCATCACAGAACCCCGGACGGAGCAGGCGATCGTATCTATTCCTGGCGCGCGTGCTGAGACACAGCAGAGGATCGTGAACGCCACCTACGCTGCGTTCCCACATACTTGGGTCATTCCCGATCTATTCGGTATTCCCAACCAGGCGCTTCAACCACACAACATTGGCAGTGTGGCCAGCCTAGAAGTTCGAAACAATCTTCGCAGTGTGCAGGCTAGAACCATGAAACGCACCATTGATCTCTTGGGATCAGGTCTCGGTGGTCTGCTGCTGCTGCCTGCGCTGTTGCTGATTGCCTTGGCTATCAAACTGGACAGTCCAGGCCCAGCCGTGTACAGAGCCCGCCGTCTAGGGCGCAATGGTGAATCCTTTGACTGCTTCAAATTCCGCAGCATGCACCGTGACGCAGAAGCCAAGCTGAAAAGTGTGCTGGATAACGACCCCATATTGAAAGCTGAGTTTGAGGCGACGCACAAATTGAAGAATGACCCACGGGTTACGAGAGTCGGTGCCTTCTTGCGAAAGACCAGCTTGGATGAATTGCCCCAATTGGCTAACGTCCTGCTAGGCACCATGAGTTTGGTGGGTCCTCGCCCAATCGTTCAGGGAGAAATTCCTAAATACGGGGACATTTACGCTGTATACAAACAGGTACGTCCCGGCATGACTGGTTATTGGCAGGCGAATGGGCGCAGTGATACCAGTTACGATGAGAGAGTAGGTATGGACAACTTCTACGTGACTAATTGGACGCCTTGGCTGGATATATCTGTTTTAATTCAAACATTCAAAGTCGTTTTTGCCGGTAAAGGTGCGTATTAG
- a CDS encoding IS630 family transposase (programmed frameshift) has translation MAEWHPSKYSRAQLEERRLAATPWLQGGQHSQQAIADHFGVSVHTVSNWKKRLKRTGSLQATVTTGRPSRLTAAQLEQVRTLLREGALHHGFPDPTWSTRRVADLIGRHFDVWYHPDHVRRILRQLGFTPQMPDGRAAERNELRIASWKEQVAPELEKKVAQGATLVYLDEVGFSLKGVRRRTWSTRGVTPLVTLPANWEKLSTIGAITSDGRFFQHTKPGAIRSGDVIRFFQHLLRHAQGEIVVVLDNAGIHRAKATQAFVDLHERLSLVFLPPYAPELNPIELVWAYVKRNVLGNFCARSVGMLKAKLVKAWQRVRYIDLPQHLMDSNLCRYQ, from the exons GTGGCTGAATGGCATCCATCCAAGTACTCCCGGGCGCAGCTGGAGGAACGCCGACTGGCGGCGACCCCCTGGCTTCAAGGGGGCCAGCATTCACAGCAGGCGATTGCCGATCACTTTGGCGTGTCCGTCCACACCGTCAGTAACTGGAAGAAACGCCTGAAGCGCACCGGCAGTCTCCAGGCAACGGTGACGACAGGACGCCCATCCCGACTCACCGCCGCCCAGCTCGAACAGGTCCGCACCCTCCTGCGGGAGGGTGCGCTGCACCACGGCTTCCCTGATCCGACCTGGAGCACCAGACGAGTCGCAGACCTGATCGGGCGGCACTTCGACGTGTGGTACCACCCCGATCACGTCCGGAGAATTCTTCGTCAGCTGGGGTTCACGCCCCAGATGCCGGATGGACGGGCAGCAGAACGTAATGAACTCCGGATCGCGTCCTGGAAAGAACAGGTGGCTCCGGAGTTG GAAAAAAAGGTCGCGCAGGGCGCAACCCTGGTGTACCTGGATGAGGTTGGCTTCTCGCTGAAAGGCGTGCGAAGACGAACGTGGTCGACCAGGGGCGTCACGCCCCTGGTCACACTCCCGGCCAACTGGGAAAAACTCTCGACCATCGGGGCGATCACCTCGGACGGTCGATTCTTCCAGCACACGAAGCCTGGGGCGATCCGGAGTGGGGACGTCATCCGGTTCTTCCAGCATCTGTTGCGCCATGCGCAGGGGGAGATCGTGGTGGTGCTGGACAACGCGGGCATTCACCGAGCGAAGGCAACTCAGGCGTTCGTGGATCTCCACGAACGCCTGTCGCTGGTGTTTTTGCCGCCTTACGCTCCAGAGTTGAATCCGATCGAGCTGGTGTGGGCGTACGTGAAGCGGAATGTGCTGGGGAACTTCTGTGCCCGCTCAGTGGGCATGCTGAAAGCGAAGCTGGTGAAGGCCTGGCAGCGGGTTCGGTACATCGACCTGCCTCAACATTTGATGGACTCGAACTTATGCCGTTATCAATAG
- a CDS encoding succinoglycan biosynthesis protein exop produces the protein MTDYPQMEPRRAAQEPPESREQEIELGTLWNGVRRRLPVILLATGIIGAGVYALSRGQPDVFEATASLVTTGNSNNLGSGRDSVVTASPLPEGALQEALNGPTVLGRIITGLRDTTRIPQELRTELADDLQRELQLREVKTLQLQNQLDFNGNGIYSVTARAGSSVAAKFLADLSAQALLDWDRGRALNGLERASQSLQAQLAEIDRQLAGGAQSDLERQTLVASRASLQRTLAQVDIQAKGATGSLELVSPAVEPLERVAPKPTRNAILAGLLTLLIGAGLAALRTVTDRTARSEDDLLNFGLPTLGSVPKLRRRDVVFSGIVRAARQAGLYEALGFLRVNLLTRIGTPMGQRIMISSTAPGEGKSSLTATLADTLANSGLRVLIIDADMRRGTQQDVWDKYESSHKWLQLSGDGGARTLQEALRAPQNVQVIEAEPGVHVLPAGPGLQDSMGLLNRAPLLIAT, from the coding sequence ATGACTGACTACCCACAGATGGAGCCGCGCCGCGCGGCTCAGGAACCGCCGGAATCACGTGAACAGGAGATCGAACTCGGTACGCTCTGGAACGGGGTGCGGCGTCGCCTGCCCGTCATCCTGCTGGCAACTGGGATCATTGGTGCTGGTGTTTACGCTCTGTCCCGGGGGCAGCCGGACGTATTTGAGGCGACTGCCAGCCTGGTGACGACGGGCAACAGCAACAATCTCGGTAGTGGTCGGGACAGTGTAGTGACAGCCTCACCCCTACCTGAAGGCGCTCTCCAGGAGGCGCTCAACGGACCCACCGTGCTGGGACGCATCATCACTGGGTTGCGCGATACTACCCGTATCCCTCAGGAGCTGCGGACTGAACTGGCTGACGACCTGCAACGAGAACTTCAATTGCGGGAGGTTAAAACCCTGCAACTGCAAAATCAACTGGACTTCAACGGTAATGGCATCTATTCCGTGACGGCCCGCGCAGGTAGCTCGGTCGCTGCAAAGTTCCTGGCGGATCTGAGTGCACAGGCGCTGCTGGACTGGGACCGTGGGCGTGCCCTAAATGGCCTTGAACGAGCGTCACAGAGCCTACAGGCCCAGTTAGCCGAAATAGATCGTCAGCTGGCCGGGGGAGCGCAGAGTGACTTGGAACGGCAGACACTGGTTGCCTCACGGGCAAGCCTGCAACGCACACTGGCGCAGGTAGATATCCAGGCCAAGGGTGCGACCGGCTCGCTGGAACTTGTCTCCCCGGCTGTTGAGCCACTGGAACGTGTGGCGCCAAAACCTACTCGCAATGCGATCCTAGCAGGATTGCTGACCCTGCTGATAGGGGCTGGCCTTGCCGCTCTGCGTACGGTGACAGACCGCACAGCCCGTTCTGAAGATGACTTACTCAACTTCGGCCTGCCAACATTGGGCAGCGTGCCCAAGCTACGCCGAAGGGATGTGGTCTTCAGTGGAATAGTCCGTGCAGCCCGTCAAGCTGGGCTGTACGAGGCACTCGGGTTCCTGCGTGTGAATTTGCTGACCCGAATAGGTACTCCTATGGGCCAGCGCATCATGATCTCGTCGACTGCACCTGGTGAAGGTAAGAGCAGCCTGACGGCTACGCTGGCTGACACTCTAGCTAACAGTGGCCTACGGGTGCTGATCATCGATGCTGACATGCGCCGCGGTACTCAGCAGGATGTCTGGGACAAGTATGAATCCAGCCACAAATGGCTCCAGCTCAGCGGTGATGGTGGGGCTCGGACGCTGCAGGAGGCCCTGCGCGCTCCACAGAACGTGCAGGTGATTGAGGCTGAGCCCGGAGTGCATGTCTTGCCAGCTGGGCCAGGGTTGCAAGACAGCATGGGTCTGTTGAACCGCGCTCCTCTATTGATAGCGACGTAA
- a CDS encoding mannose-1-phosphate guanylyltransferase, protein MNADAQPLFVPVILAGGSGERFWPLSRKHRPKQFLTLDDSGRSLLQATADRLTALAGHAARIMVVTGRDHRAQVLEQLPDMPVENLLVEPTPRDTAAAILFAALKVAQLNPQAVMGVFPADHRITDTPAFERVVRHATQVAHLTDQLVTIGVTPTFPATGYGYIERGDPLDSHDELAAYRVTRFTEKPDSETARAFLSTGLYSWNSGMFIWNVQAILRAFEQHQPALYAQLSEAMARHTPLQPRLPEIFPQLPKISIDYAILEKADNVVVIPAEFGWDDLGDWNAMERLLKGEGDNVSVGRHIGIDTGGAILYTTSGDDLIATIGLEDVVVVRAGDVTLVVRKDRTQDIKQVVQQLKSHPELERFA, encoded by the coding sequence ATGAACGCAGACGCCCAGCCCTTATTCGTCCCCGTCATCCTGGCAGGCGGCAGTGGGGAGCGCTTCTGGCCACTCTCCCGCAAGCACCGGCCCAAGCAGTTCCTGACGCTGGATGACTCCGGCCGCAGTCTCCTGCAGGCCACAGCAGACCGCCTGACGGCCTTGGCAGGCCACGCCGCCCGGATCATGGTGGTGACCGGGCGCGATCACCGCGCGCAGGTCCTGGAACAGTTGCCGGATATGCCGGTCGAGAACCTACTGGTCGAGCCTACCCCCCGCGATACGGCTGCCGCCATCCTCTTCGCGGCGCTGAAAGTGGCCCAGCTGAACCCGCAGGCTGTGATGGGCGTCTTTCCGGCAGATCACCGCATCACGGACACGCCAGCCTTTGAACGGGTCGTTCGGCATGCGACGCAGGTCGCTCACCTGACCGATCAACTCGTGACCATCGGGGTCACACCCACTTTCCCGGCCACGGGTTACGGATACATCGAGCGGGGCGATCCTCTCGACTCACATGACGAACTGGCGGCTTACCGGGTAACGCGCTTCACCGAGAAGCCCGACAGTGAGACGGCCCGCGCTTTTCTCAGTACTGGTCTGTACAGCTGGAACAGTGGGATGTTCATCTGGAATGTCCAGGCCATCCTCAGGGCCTTCGAGCAGCATCAGCCCGCACTGTATGCCCAGCTGTCGGAGGCGATGGCCCGCCATACGCCTCTGCAGCCGCGTCTGCCCGAGATCTTTCCGCAACTTCCCAAGATCAGCATCGACTACGCCATCCTGGAAAAAGCCGACAACGTGGTGGTCATCCCGGCAGAGTTCGGCTGGGACGACCTGGGTGATTGGAATGCCATGGAACGCCTGCTCAAAGGTGAGGGCGACAATGTCTCCGTCGGTCGACACATCGGCATTGATACCGGTGGGGCGATCCTGTACACCACGAGCGGCGATGACCTCATCGCCACGATCGGCCTGGAAGACGTGGTGGTCGTGCGTGCCGGCGACGTCACGCTGGTCGTCCGGAAGGATCGCACGCAGGACATCAAGCAGGTCGTCCAACAACTGAAATCACACCCTGAACTGGAGCGCTTCGCATGA